The following proteins are encoded in a genomic region of Neomonachus schauinslandi chromosome 7, ASM220157v2, whole genome shotgun sequence:
- the MGAT1 gene encoding alpha-1,3-mannosyl-glycoprotein 2-beta-N-acetylglucosaminyltransferase, protein MLKKQSAGLVLWGAILFVAWNALLLLFFWTRPSPGRPPSDGALDDDPAGLTREVIRLAEDAELELERQRGLLQQIREHHARWSRRGRRPTAAPPGPPRAPASAPPAAIAVLVIACDRSTVRRCLDKLLRYRPSAEHFPILVSQDCGHEETARVIASYGSAVTHLRQPDLSSIAVPPEHRKFQGYYRIARHYRWALGQVFRRFGFPAAVVVEDDLEVAPDFFEYFEATYPLLRADPTLWCVSAWNDNGKEQMVDAGRPELLYRTDFFPGLGWLLLAELWAELEPKWPRAFWDDWMRRPEQRQGRACVRPEVSRTMTFGRKGVSHGQFFDQHLKFIKLNQHFVPFTRLDLSYLRREAYDRAFLARVYGAPLLQVETVRTSERSELGEVRVQYTGRDSFKAFAKALGVMDDLKSGVPRAGYRGIVSFLFRGRRVHLAPPQTWDGYDPSWN, encoded by the coding sequence ATGCTGAAGAAGCAGTCCGCAGGGCTCGTGCTGTGGGGCGCCATCCTCTTCGTGGCCTGGAACGCCCTGCTGCTGCTCTTCTTCTGGACGCGCCCGTCGCCCGGCCGGCCGCCCTCGGACGGCGCCCTGGATGACGACCCCGCCGGCCTCACGCGCGAGGTGATCCGCCTGGCCGAGGACGCCGAGCTGGAGCTGGAGCGGCAGAGGGGACTGCTGCAGCAGATCCGGGAGCACCATGCGCGCTGGAgccggcgggggcggcggccCACGGCCGCGCCCCCCGGGCCCCCGCGCGCGCCCGCGTCCGCGCCGCCGGCCGCCATCGCCGTCCTGGTGATCGCGTGCGACCGCAGCACGGTGCGCCGCTGCCTGGACAAGCTGCTGCGCTACCGGCCGTCGGCCGAGCACTTCCCCATCCTCGTCAGCCAGGACTGCGGGCACGAGGAGACGGCGCGCGTCATCGCCTCGTACGGCAGCGCCGTGACGCACCTGCGGCAGCCGGACCTGAGCAGCATCGCCGTGCCGCCCGAGCACCGCAAGTTCCAGGGCTACTACCGCATCGCGCGCCACTACCGCTGGGCGCTGGGCCAGGTGTTCCGCCGCTTCGGCTTCCCGGCCGCCGTGGTCGTGGAGGACGACCTGGAGGTGGCGCCCGACTTCTTCGAGTACTTCGAGGCCACCTACCCGCTGCTGCGCGCCGACCCGACGCTGTGGTGCGTGTCGGCCTGGAACGACAACGGCAAGGAGCAGATGGTGGACGCGGGCCGGCCGGAGCTGCTCTACCGCACCGACTTCTTCCCGGGCCTCGGCTGGCTGCTGCTGGCCGAGCTGTGGGCCGAGCTGGAGCCCAAGTGGCCCAGGGCCTTCTGGGACGACTGGATGCGCAGGCCCGAGCAGCGGCAGGGCCGGGCCTGCGTGCGCCCCGAGGTCTCCAGAACCATGACCTTCGGCCGCAAGGGCGTGAGCCACGGGCAGTTCTTCGACCAGCACCTCAAGTTCATCAAGCTGAACCAGCACTTCGTGCCCTTCACGCGGCTGGACCTGTCCTACCTGCGGCGGGAGGCCTACGACAGGGCCTTCCTCGCGCGCGTCTACGGTGCTCCGCTCCTGCAGGTGGAGACAGTGAGGACCAGTGAGCGCAGCGAGCTGGGCGAGGTGCGCGTGCAGTACACCGGCCGGGACAGCTTCAAGGCCTTCGCCAAGGCGCTGGGGGTCATGGACGACCTCAAGTCCGGGGTCCCCAGGGCCGGCTACCGGGGCATCGTCAGCTTCCTGTTCCGCGGCCGCCGCGTGCACCTGGCCCCGCCGCAGACGTGGGACGGCTACGACCCGAGCTGGAACTAG